In one window of Enoplosus armatus isolate fEnoArm2 chromosome 7, fEnoArm2.hap1, whole genome shotgun sequence DNA:
- the foxe3 gene encoding forkhead box protein E3 has protein sequence MNLANYSYFSGMCNMTAETQHSPAEASPVVMSPNVSLDSPLPPPPLMLQARSKDNVLIKSEPRGNSPNTEDGAALGQTEEHLPTGSRRRKRPVQRGKPPYSYIALIAMAIANSPERKLTLGGIYKFIMERFPFYRENSKKWQNSIRHNLTLNDCFVKIPREPGRPGKGNYWTLDPAAEDMFDNGSFLRRRKRFKRTDVSTYPGYMQSSSAFTPTPMGRPSYPNTLYAGIGSGYGSQLTATSPHPAMLHHYQTSAGVGQGQPRMFSIDNIISQQTVVQSGPGGDLNSQALGLGGGDLGAMTSSCSVAGTDPSACFQTQTVNPSANMLSRNSGNLSSNLAAGYPYSSSASPPNLPTMTQSGFSPGSSQVYCSGNRLSLPALRPGSCAEHTEQLLGLSSPMNSYNNTYMRQANFASGLERYM, from the coding sequence ATGAATCTGGCAAATTATTCTTACTTCTCTGGCATGTGCAACATGACCGCTGAGACGCAGCACTCGCCTGCCGAGGCGAGTCCTGTTGTCATGTCTCCAAACGTGAGCCTGGACTCGCCGCTGCCTCCGCCGCCTCTGATGCTGCAGGCCCGATCGAAGGACAATGTTTTGATCAAGTCTGAGCCCCGGGGGAACAGTCCAAACACGGAGGATGGAGCCGCTCTGGGGCAGACTGAGGAGCACCTGCCGACCGGGAGCCGCCGGAGGAAGAGGCCCGTCCAGAGGGGGAAACCTCCCTACAGCTACATCGCTCTCATCGCCATGGCCATCGCCAACTCCCCCGAGAGAAAGCTCACTCTGGGGGGCATTTATAAGTTCATCATGGAGCGGTTTCCTTTCTACAGGGAGAACTCCAAGAAGTGGCAAAACTCCATCCGCCACAACCTCACCCTCAACGACTGTTTTGTGAAGATCCCCCGGGAGCCCGGCAGACCAGGTAAAGGCAACTACTGGACTTTGGACCCTGCCGCGGAGGACATGTTTGACAACGGGAGCTttttgaggaggaggaaacgATTCAAGCGCACAGATGTGAGCACCTACCCGGGCTACATGCAAAGCTCCAGCGCGTTCACCCCAACCCCGATGGGCCGGCCCTCGTACCCCAACACTCTGTACGCTGGGATAGGGTCTGGTTATGGCTCCCAGCTCACTGCCACATCCCCGCATCCGGCCATGCTGCATCACTACCAGACCTCCGCCGGGGTCGGCCAAGGACAGCCGCGCATGTTCAGCATCGACAACATCATCAGCCAGCAGACGGTGGTGCAGAGCGGCCCGGGGGGAGACCTCAACTCCCAAGCGCTGGGGCTGGGCGGGGGTGACCTGGGCGCCATGACCTCCAGCTGCTCGGTCGCCGGCACCGACCCGTCTGCGTGCTTCCAGACCCAGACTGTCAACCCCTCCGCGAACATGCTAAGCAGAAACAGCGGGAACCTCTCATCCAACCTGGCCGCCGGGTACCCGTACTCCTCTTCGGCCTCTCCTCCAAACCTGCCCACCATGACCCAGTCCGGTTTCTCCCCGGGGAGCTCTCAAGTGTACTGCTCCGGCAACCGGCTGTCCCTGCCGGCCCTGCGCCCGGGCTCCTGCGCCGAGCACACGGAGCAGCTGCTGGGCCTCTCCAGCCCCATGAACTCCTACAACAACACCTACATGAGACAAGCCAACTTTGCGTCAGGATTAGAGCGGTACATGTGA
- the haus8 gene encoding HAUS augmin-like complex subunit 8: MASRRTTTAPSSFKNASIDAKSSKSESNANKAANNSGTGKKSVKSSGTIVKSRYMQAAEKTSLSKSNSLNNQSIAVPPRPSSPKPSGVKPKLGTPPRRSMAPQALAASMMSRETEPSLLGKSILQSTFSDGHCFRPDFDISVIKDKTVIENAAEPERNPENESIEVPTFLLAYITAKMESNIAKLKAEAETRILQEMEEEEALHNEVQEKKRQYLLMEKERLVNELLDLQIAALTPVAEATKQFTQDYKSFATAVDTTRHELPVKNFYIDGDRREFLDKAEACLKESETLLIECTEGDHEDNSTSLECLRGMKMTSKDISQQLSGAFSELLELSSLVCRHTIHVQQATEEEQLGTARTHELYCPKQ, encoded by the exons ATGGCGTcgagaagaacaacaacagcgCCAAGTAGTTTTAAAAATGCTTCCATCGACGCTAAAAG CTCGAAAAGTGAGAGCAATGCTAATAAAGCCGCCAACAACAGTGGAACTGGGAAGAAAAGTGTTAAAT CAAGTGGGACTATTGTCAAGTCTCGATATATGCAGGCTGCTGAGAAGACATCTCTTTCTAAG AGTAACTCACTGAACAACCAGTCCATAGCTGTGCCACCGAGGCCCTCCTCACCCAAACCCAGTGGTGTCAAACCAAAGCTGGGCACTCCACCAAGACGCTCGATGGCCCCACAGGCTCTAGCAGCAT CAATGATGTCACGTGAAACTGAGCCATCACTACTAGGGAAAAGTATTCTGCAGTCCACTTTCTCGGATGGACACTGCTTTCGACcagattttgatatttcagtcaTTAAAG ATAAAACAGTGATTGAAAATGCAGCAGAACCTGAGAGAAATCCAGAGAATGAGTCCATTGAGGTGCCGACATTCTTACTGGCCTACATCACTGCTAAG ATGGAGAGCAATATTGCAAAGCTCAAGGCTGAGGCAGAGACAAGGATCctgcaggagatggaggaagaagaggcgcTGCATAATGAGGTCCAGGAGAAGAAGCGGCAGTATCTCCTCATGGAGAAGGAAAGGCTAGTGAATGAGCTGCTGGATTTGCAG ATTGCTGCACTGACCCCTGTGGCAGAAGCTACCAAGCAGTTCACACAGGACTACAAGTCTTTTGCCACAGCTGTTGACACCACCCGACATGAGCTGCCTGTCAAGAATTTCTACATTGACGGGGACAGAAGGGAATTTCTAG ATAAAGCTGAGGCTTGCCTGAAGGAGAGTGAGACGTTGCTGATAGAGTGCACAGAGGGAGATCATGAGGACAACAGCACTTCTCTAGAGTGCCTTAGGGGCATGAAAATGACATCCAAGGACATCAGTCAGCAGCTATCAGG TGCATTTTCAGAGCTGCTGGAACTGTCATCATTGGTCTGCCGCCATACAATCCATGTCCAGCAGGCCACGGAGGAAGAACAGCTTGGCACTGCAAGAACCCATGAGCTCTACTGCCCCAAACAGTAA
- the sac3d1 gene encoding SAC3 domain-containing protein 1, which translates to MNRRRAHRRTSHTQRRGAPAGGEWRQRNEEQWRGQGKTQVTEVEEDERREQQGKETVPRGTCQTMCPARELRDREAQNRLHHFEMLAGTERDRRPRGDPLRAVKEYSRPAAGKDSTNPTDLRPPGVLLKTVCYLIDDVAASPHQHPWTEVYSFVFDRLRGVKQDMIIQRVSGLNCVAILEQTVRFLIYASYRLCGEPLRFYDPRINDMHLQENLSWLLDCYATGTRPHPNQEEFQALGLLYNLGSARATQHIMELPERLRSSPAITLALSINRAFLERNPVCVLRLAQRLNFLQSCALHRHLLTCRRDLLLIYSHGYSSRNCRFPLDRLARLLSLDTSLTARLCQAYGVQVNQDNQVVFSKAAFTEPEQGKLHCKLYHDIVTEKQRDLTVGNIIHGCA; encoded by the exons ATGAACCGCAGGCGAGCGCATCGTCGCAC CTCTCACACTCAGAGGAGGGGTGCACCAGCAGGAGGAGAATGGAGACAGAGGAATGAAGAGCAATGGCGAGGCCAAGGCAAAACACAGGTgacggaggtggaggaggatgagagacgTGAGCAGCAGGGGAAAGAAACAGTACCCAGGGGGACCTGCCAGACCATGTGCCCCGCTCGTGAGCTGCGGGACCGTGAGGCGCAGAACCGCCTTCACCATTTTGAGATGTTAGCAGGCACAGAAAGAGATCGGCGGCCCAGGGGAGACCCCTTACGTGCTGTCAAAGAGTATTCCAGACCAGCGGCTGGTAAAGACTCAACGAACCCCACTGACCTCCGTCCACCTGGTGTGTTGCTGAAAACTGTGTGTTACCTCATTGATGACGTCGCTGCCTCCCCTCATCAGCATCCCTGGACTGAG GTGTACAGCTTTGTCTTTGATCGGCTGCGTGGTGTAAAGCAGGACATGATCATCCAGAGGGTGTCTGGGTTGAACTGTGTGGCCATTTTGGAGCAGACGGTGCGTTTCCTCATCTACGCCTCTTATCGGCTCTGTGGTGAGCCCCTGCGGTTCTATGACCCTCGCATTAATGACATGCACCTACAGGAGAATCTGAGCTGGCTGTTGGATTGCTACGCAACTGGAACAAGGCCACATCCCAACCAGGAAGAGTTCCAGGCTCTTGGTCTGCTGTACAACTTGG GTTCAGCTCGTGCCACGCAGCACATCATGGAGCTCCCTGAGCGGCTCCGCAGCTCTCCCGCCATCACACTCGCTCTGTCCATCAACAGAGCTTTTCTGGAACGAAACCCCGTATGTGTGCTCCGATTGGCTCAGAGGTTGAATTTCCTGCAGAGCTGCGCGCTGCACCGTCACCTGTTGACATGTCGTAGAGATCTGCTGCTGATATACAGCCACGGATACAGCAGCCGCAACTGTCGCTTTCCTCTTGACAGGCTGGCTCGGCTCTTGTCTTTAGACACGTCACTCACAGCCCGACTCTGCCAGGCGTATGGAGTGCAGGTTAACCAGGACAACCAAGTGGTTTTCTCCAAGGCTGCTTTCACTGAGCCCGAACAAGGGAAACTGCATTGCAAACTGTATCACGACATAGTGACCGAGAAACAGAGAGACCTCACAGTTGGGAACATCATTCACGGTTGCGCTTGA